The genomic DNA ACCCCGCCTGCCACGAGGGCCGGCGGGGTCGACGAACGACCGGGTCTGACTAGTCGATCAGGACGTTGAGCAGGTCCGCGCGCGTGAGGACGCCGACCGGCTTGCCGTCCTGGACGACCATCACGGCGTCGTTCTTCTCGAGGTCGGCACGGACCTCACTGACGGACTCGCCCGCACCGATCAGCGGGAGCGGGGCGGACATGTGCTTCTCGACGGAGTCGGCCAGGTGGGCCGCACCGGCGTACAGGGCATCGAGCAGCTCGCGCTCACTGACCGAGCCGGCGACCTCGCCGGCCATGATCGGCGGCTCGGCCTTGACGACCGGCATCTGCGAGACGCCGTACTCGTGGAGGATCTCGATCGCGTCGCGCACGGTCTCGTTGGGGTGGGTGTGCACCAGCGCCGGCATCCGGCCGTCCTTGCCGGCCAGCACCTCGCCCACCGTGCGCTCGCCGGACTCACGCAGGAAGCCGTAGGAGCTCATCCAGTCGTCGTCGAAGATCTTGGACATGTAGCCGCGGCCGGAGTCCGGCAGCAGCACGACGACCGTGGCGTCGGCCGGGAGCGTGGCCGCGTGGCGCAGTGCGGCGACGACGGCCATGCCGCACGAGCCGCCGACCAGCAGGCCCTCCTCACGGGCCAGGCGCCGGGTCATCGCGAACGACTCGGCGTCGCTGACCGCGATCACCTCGTCCGGGACCTTGGGGTCGTACGCGCGGGGCCACATGTCCTCGCCGACACCCTCGACGAGGTAGGGCCGCCCCGTCCCGCCGGAGTAGACCGAGCCCTCGGGGTCGGCGCCGACGATGTGCACGCGTCCGCCCTCGCGCTCGGCCGACACGTCGCGCAGGTAGCGACCCGTACCGGTGATCGTGCCGCCGGTGCCGATGCCCGCCACGAACGAGGTGACGCGACCGTCGGTGTCGTCCCAGATCTCGGGCCCGGTCGAGTCGTAGTGGGAGGCCGGCCCGTTGGGGTTGGAGTACTGGTCGGGCTTCCACCCGCCCGGCGTCTCGGCGGCGATCCGGTCGGACACCGAGTAGTAGCTGTCCGGGTGCTCGGGCGGAACCGACGTCGGGGTGACCACCACCTCGGCGCCGTAGGCGCGCAGCACGTTGCGCTTGTCCTCGCTGACCTTGTCAGGGCAGACGAAGACGCACTTGTACCCCTTGCGTTGAGCGATGAGTGCGAGTCCCACTCCGGTGTTGCCGGACGTCGGCTCGACGATCGTGCCGCCGGGCTGCAGCTCACCGGCCTTCTCGGCGGCCTCGATCATCCGCAGGGCGATCCGGTCTTTCACCGACCCGCCCGGATT from Luteipulveratus halotolerans includes the following:
- a CDS encoding cystathionine beta-synthase, which codes for MKYAEHIADLVGHTPLVKLSSVTEGIACTVLAKVEYLNPGGSVKDRIALRMIEAAEKAGELQPGGTIVEPTSGNTGVGLALIAQRKGYKCVFVCPDKVSEDKRNVLRAYGAEVVVTPTSVPPEHPDSYYSVSDRIAAETPGGWKPDQYSNPNGPASHYDSTGPEIWDDTDGRVTSFVAGIGTGGTITGTGRYLRDVSAEREGGRVHIVGADPEGSVYSGGTGRPYLVEGVGEDMWPRAYDPKVPDEVIAVSDAESFAMTRRLAREEGLLVGGSCGMAVVAALRHAATLPADATVVVLLPDSGRGYMSKIFDDDWMSSYGFLRESGERTVGEVLAGKDGRMPALVHTHPNETVRDAIEILHEYGVSQMPVVKAEPPIMAGEVAGSVSERELLDALYAGAAHLADSVEKHMSAPLPLIGAGESVSEVRADLEKNDAVMVVQDGKPVGVLTRADLLNVLID